From one Plasmodium malariae genome assembly, chromosome: 12 genomic stretch:
- the PmUG01_12043800 gene encoding GTPase-activating protein, putative, with protein MNDNNCFEDLYNINFEDFLKSFILVKKEKHTVTSSSDLDNAKVINSNEHYEQNEFDEKHNSLLFLANDILNDNQSNVLFRRIYWPLLLGIYNSSNLDKLIEDIQKKRNSYKQDKEEYITKQTNLNIQKLDPQIFHPLSSDDKNPWTLKQKNQELNEEIKQDILRTYSEKKIFQNEVIRDILNKILFIWAKKNPSISYKQGMNEIVAIFFIVNYREQVYNDFLNFENKKYYKEYCTLFDKEEIESDTYIIFDHFMHMGLKYLFTSPEEKKIQSSKNSCKTVLLQKCTYIFHKLLKNSDKLLYNHLISLSIEPQIFLLRWIRLFYCREFQIDDTVILWDNFFSDCYLKNWENGFHFEFDGDIIEVAHRTSNVFPLVDYFAISMILFIRSFLLESDENYCLKRLFKYPPVENIRILIDLSFKLKSRSEKKEKNFKKDDSPVSNNINTVNMMNSNNFNVHMNTNINNSLSTFQIKNSIKNNVNNNTANEYIERNRYKSNVNIHPLNKESKNLSATTTVAHINNKLNKIIDNLNNLSFNLMSDNHRLELQQNVFHLNEILLELKNMEHGYEETKSEGTKINKRNEDFPIYFG; from the exons atgaatgataataattgttttgaagatttgtataatataaattttgaggattttttaaaaagttttattttagttaaaAAAGAGAAGCATACAGTGACAAGTAGCAGTGATTTAGATAATGCTAAAGTAATTAATTCGAATGAAcattatgaacaaaatgaattTGATGAAAAACATAATTCATTGTTATTTTTGGCGAATGATATCCTAAATGACAATCAGAGCAATGTTCTTTTTAGAAGGATTTACTGGCCTCTTTTATTGGGAATTTACAATTCCAGCAATTTGGACAAATTAATAGaagatatacaaaaaaaaagaaattcatATAAACAAGATAAAGAGGAGTATATAACTAAACaaacaaatttaaatattcagaAATTAGATCCTCAAATTTTTCATCCTTTATCATCAGATGATAAAAATCCATGGACATTAAAGCAAAAGAATCAAgaattaaatgaagaaataaagCAAGACATTTTAAGAACatattcagaaaaaaaaatatttcaaaatgaagtaataagagatatattaaataaaatattatttatatgggCCAAAAAAAACCCATCCATATCTTATAAACAAGGTATGAATGAAATTgtagctattttttttattgttaattatCGGGAACAAGTttataatgattttttaaattttgagaataaaaagtattataaagaatattGTACACTATTTGACAAAGAAGAAATTGAGTCAGatacgtatataatatttgacCATTTCATGCATATGGGgctgaaatatttatttacatccccggaagaaaaaaaaatacagtcATCAAAAAATTCTTGTAAAACTGTATTGTTACAaaagtgtacatatatatttcataaattattaaaaaattccgACAAGTTATTATATAACCATTTAATATCCTTAAGTATAGAAccacaaatttttttacttagaTGGATTCGCCTCTTTTATTGTAGAGAATTTCAAATTGACGACACAGTTATTCTATgggataattttttttcag actGTTACTTGAAAAATTGGGAAAATGGATTTCATTTTGAATTCGATGGAGATATAATAGAAGTAGCTCATAGGACATCGAATGTTTTTCCTTTAGTAGATTATTTTGCCATATCtatgattttatttattagatCCTTTTTATTAGAAAGTGATGAGAATTATTGTTTAAAAAGATTATTTAAATACCCACCAGTAGAAAATATAAGGATATTAATtgatttatcatttaaacTCAAATCAAGAAGTGagaagaaagagaaaaattttaaaaaagatgaCTCACCAGTGTCAAATAATATCAATACTGTTAACATGATGAATTCCAATAATTTTAACGTACACatgaatacaaatataaataatagtttAAGTACATTTCAAATCAAGAACAGTATAAAgaataatgttaataataatacagcAAATGAATACATAGAAAGAAATAGGTACAAATCTAACGTCAATATTCATCCTTTAAATAAGGAATCCAAAAATTTAAGTGCCACAACAACGGTAGCTCACATTAATAATAAgctaaataaaattatagacAACTTAAATAACTTATCTTTTAATCTAATGAGTGATAATCATCGCTTAGAACTTCAACAAAATGTATTTCATTTGAATGAAATACTTcttgaattaaaaaatatggaacaTGGTTATGAAGAAACTAAATCCGAGGGcacaaaaattaacaaaagaaATGAAGATTTCCCAATATATTTTGGCTAG
- the PmUG01_12043400 gene encoding conserved Plasmodium protein, unknown function codes for MLNNNGFNGGLNQVNAFQNSSVPSQNSSSHIQNSSALFPNRANKTPNLCNSMFVSNNNNFWNGMKNTNSNINDSTEGVINSMYVDEHFNRGPLAHDYSSNSNMLGNSINNNIDINNLQSNINFFMNNEEGRNYNNQDVLFTQVKQNVSIFGNRPKNSPLFNNVTRENRAENRAENRSENRAENRSEYRGEYRSEYRGEYRGAKRSQSRGTRKGEIKSEFKNENKNDIMNEITNNSWNEGRNESPHFRFNDFVSRDKSIFGNRLREGKFLFTHMKNVNPVSLSMNDPNVNYSTNANVLHVGNQDGSNYATVNYDLKNCSSGMYSACNNNGIMAKNAGIVTNAQNGLTFNAYDNVSSSNLNGGNVNGSGANNGLFSNAHSCLPPRGSELGSGGFNSINISDNFPNNIHNPYLFPNSATNSEPMQVNYALFNGGNGTNIHANLPYNHNESNSLANYSNFLQNINSNSNNNINNNIINNNNINNNINNNINNNINNNNNINNNINNNNNNNINNNNNNNNNMLFQNGSCTNSMNSGNHFALNNSNVMGSDGLVASSSHLNNLNKNNAFYSNISSGVIGNVSGVGKMEQGKNLSCNSLKRSSQVVVGNTNLSNPFNYNGNSHFPVGGQNDTTKNELNEMVSQIQFNNNNDNSNDNNNNNDSNKLNEIPFTNENEILFEQNYIQNNLKKRILFFNENFIKSLESINNHNLNSYNENRSTIYTFPCSEPFNNAIFYIKGIEECKNGDRFDVDNALYNKIILKNNTFEFTVLKNINNNEKINHEDIALDIYYPLLHVEKIKFRQPLTAEISNQQIHTPFELGKIPTVI; via the coding sequence ATGTTGAACAACAATGGTTTTAATGGCGGCTTAAATCAAGTAAACGCATTTCAAAATAGTAGTGTTCCTTCCCAAAATAGTAGTAGCCACATTCAAAATAGTAGTGCCCTATTTCCAAACAGAGCTAATAAGACCCCTAACCTCTGTAATAGCATGTTTGtaagcaataataataacttttGGAATGGTATGAAAAACacaaatagtaatattaatgaCTCTACTGAAGGGGTTATTAACAGTATGTATGTAGATGAACATTTTAACAGAGGCCCCCTGGCGCATGACtatagtagtaatagtaacatgCTTGGTAATAGcataaataacaatatagatattaataatttacaaagtaatattaatttttttatgaacaatgAAGAAGGACGAAACTACAACAACCAAGATGTTTTGTTTACTCAAGTTAAACAAAATGTTTCAATTTTTGGAAATAGACCCAAAAATAGCCCTCTGTTTAATAATGTGACAAGAGAAAATAGGGCCGAAAATAGGGCCGAAAATAGAAGCGAAAATAGGGCCGAAAATAGAAGCGAATATAGGGGCGAATATAGAAGCGAATATAGGGGCGAATATAGAGGCGCAAAAAGAAGCCAGAGTAGGGGCACAAGGAAGGGCGAAATTAAAAGCGAATTTAAaaacgaaaataaaaatgacatTATGAACGAAATTACAAACAACAGTTGGAACGAAGGTAGAAACGAATCCCCTCACTTTCGATTCAACGATTTTGTAAGTAGAGATAAGTCAATATTTGGTAACAGGTTGAGGGAAGGAAAATTCCTTTTCACacatatgaaaaatgtaaatccAGTTTCATTATCAATGAATGATCCAAATGTTAATTATTCTACGAATGCCAATGTACTACACGTAGGTAATCAAGATGGTAGCAATTATGCTACTGTTAATTATGATTTAAAGAATTGTTCTTCCGGCATGTACAGTGCATGTAATAACAATGGTATTATGGCCAAAAATGCCGGTATCGTAACAAACGCGCAGAACGGCCTAACTTTCAACGCATATGATAATGTTAGCAGTAGCAATTTGAACGGGGGTAATGTGAATGGAAGTGGTGCTAATAATGGTCTCTTTTCGAATGCACATAGCTGTTTACCACCTAGGGGCAGTGAACTAGGCTCAGGGGGGTTCAATTCCATTAACATTTCCGATAATTTCCCCAATAACATTCATAACCCATACCTATTTCCCAACAGTGCAACGAATAGTGAACCTATGCAGGTTAACTATGCTCTGTTCAACGGAGGGAATGGGACAAATATCCATGCCAATTTACCATACAATCATAATGAATCAAATAGTTTAGCCAATTATTcgaattttttacaaaacattaatagtaatagtaataacaatattaataataatattattaataataataatattaataataatattaataataatattaataataatattaataataataataatattaataataatattaataataataataataataatattaataataataataataataataataatatgttattcCAAAATGGTAGCTGCACAAACAGCATGAACAGTGGAAATCACTTTGCGCTGAATAACTCAAACGTAATGGGTTCGGATGGTCTTGTAGCGAGTAGCAGTCATTTAAATAACTTGAACAAGAACAATGCATTCTACAGTAATATTAGCAGTGGTGTTATAGGCAATGTTAGTGGTGTCGGCAAAATGGAGCAGGGGAAAAACTTAAGTTGTAACAGCCTCAAACGTAGTAGCCAAGTTGTTGTTGGAAACACAAACTTAAGCAAtccttttaattataatggAAATTCTCATTTCCCTGTAGGAGGACAAAATGATActacaaaaaatgaattaaacgAAATGGTAAGTCAAATTCaatttaacaataataacgataatagtaatgataataataataataatgatagtaacaaattaaatgaaataccCTTCACcaatgaaaatgaaattttgtttgaacaaaattatatacagaaTAACCTAAAGAAGAGAATActcttttttaatgaaaattttattaaatcgtTAGAATCAATTAATaatcataatttaaatagTTATAATGAAAACAGGTCTACTATATATACCTTTCCATGTTCAGAACCTTTTAATAAtgctatattttatataaaaggaaTTGAAGAATGTAAAAATGGAGATCGCTTTGATGTTGACAatgcattatataataaaattattttaaaaaataatacatttgaGTTTactgttttaaaaaatattaataacaatgaaaaaataaatcatgaAGATATTGctttagatatatattaccCATTATTACatgtagaaaaaataaaatttagacAACCCCTCACAGCTGAAATTTCAAACCAGCAAATACACACACCATTTGAATTAGGAAAAATACCAACAGTTATTTAG
- the PmUG01_12043700 gene encoding DnaJ protein, putative — MKNAQKLSLYEILGVGKNASIKEISKAYRILALTYHPDKFLSNSKKINDEEKKAESVKTNTNTNADEPLTLEKCKEIFLQIQKAYEILRDPEKRKNYDEFGLDDELTEFKNYLDPKLFHSRIKVEDIINYEKKYKNSEDEKEDLIQFYNKFNGELKHILEYIPFSDEADLDRYVGIFEKLFKSKELKKTADYDKSLKNVKNIIKKYKNIVKNDTKKNGKKRKNEAPIDDLVLAIRNNEAQRTLKINSLLSNIEKEYNKKNPKKRKQKPPTEEELSAIRKRLEENKKRNIALKKIRS; from the coding sequence atgaaAAATGCTCAAAAATTGAGCCTTTATGAAATCCTAGGCGTTGGAAAAAATGCTagtataaaagaaatatcgAAGGCCTATCGAATACTTGCGTTGACCTATCATCCAGATAAGTTTTTATCGAATAGCAAAAAGATAAATgatgaagagaaaaaagcAGAATCAGTCAAAACAAACACAAATACAAACGCCGATGAACCACTTACtttagaaaaatgtaaagaaatatttttgcaaattCAAAAAGCATATGAGATATTAAGGGATcctgaaaaaagaaaaaattatgatgaGTTTGGATTAGATGATGAATTAACTGAATTCAAAAATTATCTCGACccaaaattatttcattctAGAATTAAAGTTGaggatataataaattatgagaaaaaatacaaaaatagtGAAGATGAAAAAGAAGACCTGATTCAGTTTTATAATAAGTTTAATGGGGAACTAAAACATATTCTAGAGTATATCCCTTTTAGTGATGAAGCTGACTTAGACAGGTATGTGGGCATTTTTGAAAAGTTGTTTAAATCGAAAGAACTAAAAAAAACTGCTGATTATGATAAATCGTTaaagaatgtaaaaaatattattaagaaatataagaatattgtaaaaaatgataccaaaaaaaatggtaagaagagaaaaaatgaagcacCTATTGATGATTTAGTTCTTGCAATTCGAAATAATGAAGCACAAAggacattaaaaataaattctcttttatcaaatattgaaaaggagtataacaaaaaaaatccaaaaaaaagaaaacagaaACCACCAACAGAAGAAGAGTTGAGTGCTATAAGAAAAAGActagaagaaaataaaaaaagaaatatagcactgaaaaaaataaggagctaa
- the PmUG01_12043600 gene encoding conserved Plasmodium protein, unknown function — MKRSEKNIELQKCYPHEINKNILCKNETNIEYPFYINYEILLKNCRHKHKHRHNYIDLNLEVNYNLEEILENKDSIKKSLYLNNITNNNNLHKNKINNEGYKKKKKKYYYDDTCYYVNLASNPNHVNCNKKKEIKNRCYQNEYNIPSNWSTSDSSSYCSDISENSSKNEITKFMNFSQRITYDNDLVDNLNLFDKIINDREEVDKNKKHITCSYLTTQLNDKERGKKRSKLLSSFVSKTGDNSDNNNDNYSDKHNDRHNYWNSNCNNEDAQGEPSSVFNTEKSKQCPIPSNAPCSEERRGSSYLRDQSEGNFTEYNMENSRSVDMKIFKSSNSLCSRKTEEEILNKYEKIIKIMKYLRRIKAKYPEIETTVSILSNHIKNVTFNCEKMFQSRQELNEFLKKIYIYQIFLLKKVVFKIPKTKKDGDFSRCSNNNAPINKMRFISADQQNLRDNTIIPDETSREAIYMLQQLNKNKSFKIPRNILYQNEQNKENEKFNIKREDYNKIRYEKCYGKIDNDVQGITSKKDEKNDSPNRSEEYTMYETYAGRSGGSNHKYDGSKVVNEKIPKKDTYQGDIKKNENNYKNRFNSYNTEDVETACSHYADAQDNYEEALKNNMYKIEKNIISMTKKQGQKKNEHILNVNDELNEIIINHKSDRTDVLHKNKTLPVNTKTNLYNDFGKRKNIPFNKYLNKYESNKGNLRESYNLNSRDNISNLTHKERDTLSDAFKNDYLNVIDKKTKKETKKFLLKDDLKFNALNLESDDIAIRKNMSKNERISNDCPDNVKNSKKTLVLYYDINKELNVISNRDSVIQALKQTLLNKPQNFTALQNFLFKIDVELVEYKNFILLITKNIKKPHLEALYGLNDFSVFEKVYGKKVAPRYLVSRKVKIFYKYDIFYQSFKELENARGFSGITDAVELI, encoded by the exons ATGAAAAGAAGtgagaaaaatatagaattacAAAAATGCTACCCAcatgaaattaataaaaatatcttgTGTAAAAATGAAACGAATATAGaatatcctttttatataaattatgaaatcttactaaaaaattgtagacataaacataaacatagACATAATTACATCGACTTAAATTTAGAGGTGAATTACAATTTGGAAgaaatattagaaaataaagacagcattaaaaaaagcttgtatttgaataatataacaaataacaataatttacataaaaataaaattaataatgagggctataaaaaaaaaaaaaaaaaatattattatgacgACACTTGTTATTATGTGAACTTAGCAAGTAACCCTAATCATGTTAattgtaacaaaaaaaaagaaatcaaAAATAGGTGTTACcaaaatgaatataacaTCCCAAGCAATTGGTCTACCTCCGACAGTAGTAGCTACTGTTCAGATATTTCTGAAAATTcttcaaaaaatgaaataacaaaatttatgaatttttctCAAAGAATTACATATGATAATGATTTAGTAGATAacttaaatttatttgataaaataataaacgaTAGGGAGGAAGttgacaaaaataaaaaacatatcaCATGTAGTTATCTGACTACTCAACTGAACGATAAGGAGagagggaaaaaaagaagtaaactCCTCTCATCCTTTGTCAGTAAAACGGGGGATAACAGCGACAATAATAATGACAATTATAGTGATAAGCATAATGATAGGCATAATTATTGGAATAGTAATTGCAATAATGAAGATGCTCAAGGTGAACCTAGCTCAGTGTTCAATACAGAAAAGTCAAAACAATGTCCTATCCCCAGTAATGCGCCCTGTAGCGAGGAAAGGAGGGGTAGTAGCTACTTG AGGGACCAATCCGAAGGCAATTTCACTGAATATAACATGGAAAATAGCCGTTCGGTAGATATGAAAATATTCAAAAGCAGTAACAGCTTATGTAGTAGAAAAACAGaggaagaaatattaaataaatatgagaaaataataaaaattatgaaatatttaagaaGAATAAAAGCCAAATATCCTGAAATAGAAACTACTGTTTCTATTTTATCCAATCacattaaaaatgtaacatTCAACTGTGAAAAAATGTTTCAGTCCAGACAAGAATTAAATGAATTCctaaaaaagatatacatCTATCAAATTTTTCTCCTAAAAA aaGTAGTTTTTAAAATCCCTAAGACTAAGAAGGATGGAGATTTTAGTAGATGCAGCAACAATAACGCgccaataaataaaatgcgATTTATTTCTGCTGATCAGCAAAATTTAAG GGATAATACTATTATACCAGACGAGACTAGCAGAGAAGCTATTTACATGCTTCaacaattaaacaaaaacaaatcCTTCAAAATAccaagaaatatattatatcaaaatgaacagaataaggaaaatgaaaagttcaatataaaaagagaagattataataaaataagatatgAAAAATGTTATGGTAAAATAGATAACGATGTACAAGGAATAACAagtaaaaaagatgaaaaaaatgatagtCCAAATAGAAGTGAAGAATATACAATGTATGAAACGTATGCTGGTAGAAGCGGAGGAAGTAATCATAAATACGATGGTAGTAAAGTagttaatgaaaaaataccTAAAAAGGATACTTACCAAggtgatataaaaaaaaatgaaaataattataaaaacaggTTCAACAGTTACAACACCGAAGATGTAGAAACAGCTTGCTCACATTATGCTGATGCACAAGATAATTATGAAGAAgcgttaaaaaataatatgtataaaattgaaaaaaatattattagtatGACAAAAAAGCAAGGTCAGaagaaaaatgaacatattttaaatgttaacGATGAATtgaatgaaataattatcaATCATAAAAGCGATAGAACAGAtgttttacataaaaataaaacctTACCTGTTAatacaaaaacaaatttatataatgatttTGGTAAAAGAAAGAACATACCTTTTAACAAatacttaaataaatatgaatccAACAAGGGAAATTTAAGAGAATCATATAATCTTAACAGTAGAGACAATATATCAAATTTAACTCATAAAGAAAGGGATACTTTAAGTGATGCCTTTAAAAATGATTACTTAAATGTTATAGacaaaaaaactaaaaaggaaacaaaaaagtttttattaaagGATGATTTAAAGTTCAACGCACTTAACTTAGAAAGCGACGATATTgctataagaaaaaatatgtcgaaaaatgaaagaatttCAAACGATTGCCCTGATAATGtgaaaaatagtaaaaaaacaCTTGTGTTATATTATGACATAAACAAAgaattaaatgtaatttcTAATAGGGACTCCGTCATACAAGCCTTAAAGCAAACCCTCTTGAACA AACCCCAAAATTTTACGGCTCTGcaaaattttctatttaaaatAGACGTCGAATTAGTGGAGTacaaaaatttcattttgttgATAACTAAGAATATAAAGAAACCTCACTTAGAAGCTTTGTACGGTTTGAATGACTTTTCTGTATTTGAGAAG GTGTATGGGAAAAAGGTGGCCCCTCGATATTTAGTTTCaagaaaagttaaaattttttataagtacGACATATTTTATCAAAGCTTTAAAGAGCTTGAAAATGCACGAGGTTTCAGCGGAATAACTGACGCAGTAGagttaatttaa
- the PmUG01_12043300 gene encoding conserved Plasmodium protein, unknown function: MTIEIPLLLSSAFPLIWKAGLAQLSFAKTGGSLAAMKGTSLLLSKIASSGKGGLLASTSSQLDNIKEAAQKLVEEIEKNINLSLLFYNIDDEETAGYYLMKKREEHEKGY, from the coding sequence ATGACTATCGAAATTCCTCTGCTTTTATCGTCTGCATTTCCCCTAATATGGAAAGCGGGCTTAGCTCAACTTTCCTTTGCGAAAACTGGAGGTTCACTAGCTGCCATGAAAGGGACTTCCCTTTTGTTAAGTAAAATTGCTTCTTCTGGAAAAGGTGGACTATTAGCATCTACTTCTTCACAACTTGATAACATAAAAGAAGCAGCACAAAAGTTAGTTgaagaaattgaaaaaaatattaacttaagtttattattttacaatatagACGATGAAGAAACTGCTGGATACTACTTAATGAAAAAACGAGAAGAGCATGAAAAAGGTTACTAA
- the PmUG01_12043500 gene encoding conserved Plasmodium protein, unknown function — protein sequence MEKTNRNIKENVKIYCSKYIKELSKDKYKDSVYLECTPKNRDNPNETIHQFDRFNETIQDKNMDDNTLNRYNYTDGKKHSDKALAKNSSSDNMKKDEKVKNITTKGENIIKYNDEQLKKTYSKGEQNNKISRMEIFSHKYYEKECVKYHKKYYDMSNSGIKNIIYKNNIHNDHKNANKDLNHDNSVVDRRKKKNSITLSEMNNNIKNDMNGHKSNGTNDSAPSDISKRVIKGENISDDTIDVACNGINSDKIKGINGDKVEGINGDKVEGINGDKSNGINNETNNDDINIVKNESSNIHRDINNSVSSNLNDHIENDIISGMSDRMNDRMNDRMNDRMSDRMNDRINDRMSDRMNDRINDDVTCGKRHDNDDIETSEKEDNEESGNWIEIEQSFNFWDALKNNFKNVFLIKSEGNEIKNEAGTEVNEKENICQNENRCVCQNENRCVCQNENRSVCQNENRSVCQNGVVLLKKNEVECENNRNTFPLSQDAYVKCLNFLSAEKILEYELVNKLTSEVINNRIDVFIYVKKLNLDEKWSNLPIYKRQYYLHQMKHIKHINTSEKIYSGNGMYIHEVAAIIFQNVSNLKTLELLSPEYFMNDNTPRHEPFALCPCVFKKLEKLTIIGCQTLEWLHIFRNCSFPLLKKFEICYYPLHHDHWVWKFVFDFTILGLQGLYKVLYTMENLQKLIIGFDVIFDNIEGYLYNPVQSHRNILQEYNIANTNQRYTNSLSLPSAIGHPSRKYKSYRGRLCEEDYSDIFTIAYYISGKCGSLKRIMIKYRESYDNYDDEMDNAATLNEFISEATNTASSYYNYVLNWFRSTDEVLPRNA from the coding sequence atggaaaaaacaaatcGGAATATTAAGGAGAATGTAAAGATATATTGTtcgaaatatattaaagaacTAAGTAAAGACAAATACAAAGATTCGGTATATTTAGAATGTACTCCAAAAAATAGAGATAACCCAAACGAGACTATACATCAATTTGATAGATTCAATGAAACAATAcaagataaaaatatggaTGATAACACTTTAAACAGATACAATTACACGGATGGGAAAAAGCATAGTGATAAAGCACTTGCTAAGAATTCATCCAGTGACAATATGAAGAAGGatgaaaaggtaaaaaatattactacaaaaggagaaaatataataaaatataatgatgaGCAATTAAAAAAGACTTATTCTAAAGGGGAACAGAATAACAAAATTTCCAGAATGGAAATTTTTtctcataaatattatgaaaaggaATGTGTGAAATatcacaaaaaatattacgaCATGAGCAATAGtggtattaaaaatattatttataagaaCAATATTCATAATGACCATAAAAATGCTAACAAAGATTTGAATCATGATAACTCAGTAGTtgatagaagaaaaaaaaaaaatagtattacACTGAGTGAAATGAACAATAACATAAAGAATGACATGAATGGTCATAAGAGTAATGGCACGAATGACAGTGCTCCTAGTGACATAAGCAAACGTGTGATCAAAGGGGAAAATATTAGTGATGACACCATTGATGTTGCATGTAATGGAATAAATAGTGACAAAATTAAAGGCATAAATGGAGACAAAGTTGAAGGCATAAATGGAGACAAAGTTGAAGGCATAAATGGAGACAAAAGTAACGGcataaataatgaaacaaataatgatgatataaACATTGTCAAAAATGAAAGTAGCAACATACACAGGGACATAAATAATTCTGTGAGTAGCAACTTGAACGATCATATTGAAAATGACATAATTAGCGGTATGAGTGACAGAATGAATGACAGAATGAATGACAGAATGAATGACAGAATGAGTGACAGAATGAATGACAGAATTAATGACAGAATGAGTGACAGAATGAATGACAGAATTAATGACGACGTGACATGCGGCAAAAGACATGACAATGATGACATTGAGACGTCAGAAAAAGAAGACAATGAGGAGAGTGGGAACTGGATTGAAATAGAGCAATCTTTTAACTTTTGGGATGccctaaaaaataatttcaaaaatgtgtttttaataaaatcagAGGGTAATGAAATAAAGAATGAAGCGGGAACAGAagtaaatgaaaaggaaaatatatgccaaaatgaaaatagatGTGTCTGccaaaatgaaaatagatGTGTCTGccaaaatgaaaatagaaGTGTCTGccaaaatgaaaatagaaGTGTCTGCCAAAATGGGGTTGtacttttgaaaaaaaatgaagtagAATGCGAGAACAATAGAAATACCTTCCCGTTATCCCAAGATGCGTATGTAAAATGcctaaattttttaagcgcagaaaaaattttagagTATGAGTTAGTAAACAAATTAACAAGTGAGGTTATCAATAATCGAATtgatgtatttatatatgttaaaaagttaaatcTTGATGAAAAATGGTCAAATTTACCAATTTATAAAAGACAGTATTATTTACATCAAATGAAGcatattaaacatattaacACATCAGAAAAAATTTACTCAGGAAATggaatgtatatacatgaagTAGCAGCAATCATATTTCAAAATGTATCGAACTTAAAAACTTTAGAATTATTATCCCcagaatattttatgaatgaTAATACACCTAGACATGAACCTTTTGCATTATGTCCAtgtgtatttaaaaaattagaaaaattgaCAATAATAGGATGTCAAACATTAGAATGGTTACATATATTTCGTAATTGCTCATTtccattattaaaaaagtttgAGATTTGTTATTACCCTTTACATCATGATCATTGGGTTTGGAAGTTTGTTTTTGATTTTACCATTTTAGGATTACAAGGTTTATACAAAGTGTTATATACAATGGAAAATcttcaaaaattaattataggTTTTGATGTCATATTTGATAATATTGAGGGGTATTTATATAACCCTGTACAAAGtcatagaaatatattacaagaatataatatagcTAATACTAATCAAAGATATACCAATAGTTTATCTCTTCCTTCTGCTATTGGACATCCGTCaaggaaatataaaagttataGAGGTAGGTTATGTGAAGAAGATTATAGTGATATATTTACTAttgcatattatatatctggTAAATGTGGAagtttaaaaagaattatgaTTAAATATAGAGAATCTTATGATAATTATGATGATGAAATGGACAATGCTGCAACACTTAATGAGTTTATTTCGGAGGCTACAAATACTGCTTCCAGTTACTACAATTATGTTCTTAATTGGTTTAGGTCTACAGATGAGGTTCTTCCAAGGAATGCATAG